One window from the genome of Pelodictyon luteolum DSM 273 encodes:
- the cbiM gene encoding cobalt transporter CbiM: MHIPDGYLSPATCAVFGAIMVPIWTAASRSAGKTLKVRQVPYLAIGAAFSFVIMMFNVPIPGGSTGHAVGGVLVAILLGPWAACIAVTVALLIQALLFGDGGITAFGANCFNLAFVLPFTGYYVYRFIAYDSTTSSGRRIIAAGAGAYAGICMAALTTGIQFGVQPALYHTSNGQALYSPYGLHIAVPAMLVGHLVFFGWVEAIVTALAVKYLQQEGTVLFNGDQR, translated from the coding sequence ATGCACATCCCTGACGGATACCTGAGCCCGGCAACCTGCGCGGTATTCGGAGCAATCATGGTACCGATATGGACCGCTGCTTCGCGCTCTGCAGGCAAAACCCTGAAGGTCCGGCAGGTCCCCTATCTGGCAATCGGCGCCGCCTTCAGCTTCGTGATCATGATGTTCAATGTGCCCATTCCAGGGGGTTCGACAGGCCATGCGGTCGGGGGGGTACTGGTGGCAATACTTCTGGGGCCGTGGGCGGCCTGCATTGCTGTTACCGTTGCCCTGTTGATACAGGCGCTCCTCTTTGGAGACGGGGGCATCACCGCCTTCGGCGCAAATTGTTTCAACTTGGCGTTTGTGCTCCCCTTTACCGGCTATTATGTATACCGGTTCATTGCATATGACAGCACAACAAGCTCTGGACGGCGTATCATTGCAGCCGGTGCCGGAGCATATGCCGGAATATGCATGGCCGCTCTAACGACAGGAATCCAGTTCGGAGTTCAACCTGCATTATACCATACATCAAACGGTCAGGCGCTCTACTCTCCCTACGGCCTTCACATTGCCGTTCCGGCAATGCTTGTGGGACATCTTGTATTCTTTGGCTGGGTCGAGGCTATCGTAACGGCGCTTGCCGTGAAGTATCTGCAACAGGAGGGCACAGTGCTGTTCAATGGAGATCAGCGATGA
- a CDS encoding HypC/HybG/HupF family hydrogenase formation chaperone, with protein sequence MCLAIPGKLIEIFDENSLRMGLVDVNGTTTRVCLEYLPDIRVGQYTIIHAGFALKIVDEEEAAESLRLWTELIDRGAFDIDGDPPSPLAM encoded by the coding sequence ATGTGTCTTGCAATCCCAGGAAAACTCATTGAGATTTTCGATGAAAACAGTCTCAGGATGGGTCTTGTTGATGTGAACGGCACAACAACAAGGGTCTGCCTGGAATATCTCCCTGATATTCGGGTTGGCCAGTATACCATTATCCATGCGGGCTTTGCGTTGAAGATTGTTGACGAAGAGGAGGCTGCCGAGAGTCTCCGGCTATGGACGGAATTGATCGACCGTGGCGCTTTCGACATTGACGGGGATCCTCCGTCCCCTCTTGCCATGTAA
- the cybH gene encoding Ni/Fe-hydrogenase, b-type cytochrome subunit — protein MGRIIEEIYVWRLPVRLYHWINAICITVLFATGIYIASPVLVHPPGEAVWQKGMAWWRYVHFASAFIFIANFLFRMYWAVFGRDTYARFGGFRPWSPSWWGKPFREQLESYLFLRSDEPNYAGHNPVAALAHFLFIFCGSVFMILSGLAMFGENNPGGAMSTWFGWMLPLFGGSYGLHYAHHIVTWIFPFYLVVHLYAVLRHDVVDRTSVTSSIITGYKHKVEEEPT, from the coding sequence ATGGGGAGAATCATTGAAGAAATCTATGTCTGGAGGCTGCCGGTAAGGCTCTATCATTGGATTAATGCGATCTGCATCACGGTACTTTTTGCAACCGGTATCTACATAGCATCTCCGGTTCTTGTTCATCCGCCGGGTGAAGCTGTATGGCAGAAAGGTATGGCCTGGTGGCGATATGTCCATTTTGCGTCAGCCTTCATCTTCATCGCCAACTTCCTCTTCCGCATGTACTGGGCTGTGTTTGGCAGGGACACTTACGCCCGCTTCGGCGGTTTCAGGCCGTGGTCGCCTTCGTGGTGGGGCAAACCCTTCCGTGAACAGCTTGAATCGTATCTGTTCCTGCGTTCCGACGAACCTAACTATGCCGGGCACAACCCGGTAGCCGCACTGGCACACTTTCTCTTCATCTTCTGCGGCTCCGTGTTCATGATTCTCTCCGGTCTGGCCATGTTCGGCGAAAACAATCCCGGCGGCGCCATGTCCACTTGGTTCGGATGGATGCTGCCGCTCTTCGGCGGCAGCTACGGACTGCATTACGCACACCATATAGTCACCTGGATTTTCCCATTCTATCTTGTCGTGCACCTGTATGCCGTGCTCCGTCACGATGTGGTCGACCGCACCAGTGTAACATCCTCCATCATAACCGGATACAAGCACAAGGTAGAGGAAGAGCCCACCTGA
- the hypE gene encoding hydrogenase expression/formation protein HypE, whose amino-acid sequence MNILSACPAPLMQHETVQMAHGAGGRLSQELMQRVFMPHIQNAFLDILDDQAKLDLPPGKIAFTTDTYVVSPVFFPGGNIGELAINGTVNDLSVGGATPLYISTGFVLEEGLPLTELEAIVRSMAAAARRAGVMIVTGDTKVVGRGQCDRIFINTSGIGLIRNNTALSCRNLQLGDAVILSGTVGDHGMAIMTSREGLSFHSRITSDSAPLNAMIAAILDEVPSIHAMRDPTRGGVAATLNELASSSSVGIEIDEAAIPVKDDVRGAAELLGIDPLHVANEGKLVLVVAAHDAVKVLAVMRSSEQGRDAALIGRIVEEHPCMVVMQTALGSRRIIDLPPGEQLPRIC is encoded by the coding sequence ATGAACATTCTTTCGGCCTGCCCTGCACCCCTTATGCAGCATGAAACCGTCCAGATGGCGCATGGCGCAGGCGGAAGATTGTCACAGGAACTTATGCAGCGGGTATTCATGCCGCATATCCAGAATGCTTTTCTCGACATACTGGACGACCAGGCCAAGCTTGACCTTCCTCCAGGCAAAATAGCCTTTACCACTGATACCTATGTGGTGAGTCCGGTCTTTTTCCCTGGCGGCAATATCGGTGAACTCGCCATAAACGGCACGGTCAATGATCTTTCTGTCGGTGGAGCAACACCACTCTACATCAGTACGGGCTTTGTGCTTGAGGAGGGATTGCCGCTCACGGAACTGGAGGCGATTGTCCGGAGCATGGCTGCGGCCGCCCGCAGAGCAGGGGTGATGATTGTGACCGGCGATACCAAGGTGGTTGGTAGGGGACAGTGCGACCGGATATTTATCAATACATCAGGCATCGGCCTCATCCGCAATAATACGGCTCTTTCCTGTAGGAACCTTCAGCTGGGCGATGCTGTCATCCTCTCGGGAACGGTCGGGGATCACGGTATGGCCATAATGACCTCGCGCGAAGGCCTGTCTTTCCACTCGCGCATCACCAGCGACTCCGCTCCGCTCAACGCCATGATTGCAGCAATTCTCGATGAGGTTCCCTCAATCCATGCGATGCGAGACCCCACACGTGGCGGCGTGGCCGCCACCCTCAACGAACTGGCCTCATCCTCATCGGTTGGCATCGAGATTGATGAAGCTGCAATTCCTGTCAAGGACGATGTCAGGGGGGCCGCTGAACTGCTTGGCATCGATCCGCTGCATGTGGCCAATGAGGGAAAACTGGTTCTTGTGGTTGCGGCTCATGATGCTGTGAAGGTGTTGGCGGTGATGCGTTCAAGCGAACAGGGCCGGGATGCAGCCCTTATCGGGCGCATCGTCGAAGAGCATCCCTGCATGGTAGTAATGCAGACAGCATTAGGAAGCCGCCGCATCATTGACCTTCCTCCCGGTGAGCAGCTTCCGAGGATCTGCTGA
- a CDS encoding HyaD/HybD family hydrogenase maturation endopeptidase — protein sequence MKYDRINILGLGNILHSDEGFGIAALNSLRDSTDFPKQVCTIDGGTQGIYLLDHIQSCDALLVFDALIPVEYDSRVYVYRNDDLPDFIHRKMSSHQMGFSELLGVARLQGKIPREIVLIGVPPRDLQLRIGLSPEVSSLLGETVERATLVVESWLNEK from the coding sequence GTGAAGTACGATCGCATAAACATCCTCGGACTCGGCAACATCCTCCACTCTGACGAGGGATTCGGCATCGCCGCCCTCAACAGCTTGAGGGACTCCACCGATTTCCCTAAGCAGGTATGCACCATCGATGGAGGAACTCAGGGGATTTACCTGCTTGACCACATCCAGTCATGCGATGCACTTCTTGTATTCGATGCCCTTATCCCCGTCGAATACGACAGCAGGGTCTACGTCTACCGTAACGATGATCTCCCCGACTTCATCCACCGTAAAATGTCCTCCCACCAGATGGGCTTCAGCGAACTCCTCGGAGTTGCCAGGCTTCAGGGGAAAATCCCCCGGGAGATCGTCCTGATAGGAGTCCCCCCCCGAGACCTTCAACTTCGGATCGGCCTCAGCCCGGAGGTATCCTCCCTCCTTGGCGAGACCGTCGAACGGGCAACTTTGGTCGTTGAGAGCTGGCTGAACGAAAAATAA
- a CDS encoding energy-coupling factor ABC transporter ATP-binding protein, whose product MNLVVRPGEKVAIIGANGTGKSTLLHLLDGLVFPDHGDVLAFGEPLREVSLCEVEAAHRFRRRVGLVFQNADIQLFCPSVREDIAFGPLQLGVDEEEVLHRLDAVAGILAIGHLLDRVPHQLSIGEKRRVAIASVLAIDPEVYLFDEPTAGLDPSTVRQVIDFILKANKRGKTIITATHDLHIAGEIADTVHVFGRNRRIERSGTPESVLSDTAFLEKHNLVHSHQHRHDGSSHTHTHRPTELHG is encoded by the coding sequence GTGAATCTCGTTGTTCGTCCTGGTGAAAAAGTGGCCATCATCGGAGCCAACGGAACCGGTAAGTCAACACTGCTGCACCTTCTCGACGGGCTTGTATTTCCTGACCATGGTGATGTTCTGGCCTTCGGGGAGCCGTTGCGGGAAGTGTCCCTCTGCGAAGTGGAAGCAGCACACCGGTTCAGGAGGAGGGTAGGCCTTGTTTTCCAAAATGCGGACATCCAGCTCTTCTGTCCATCGGTGAGGGAGGATATCGCCTTCGGACCCTTACAGCTTGGCGTGGATGAAGAAGAGGTGCTGCATCGTCTCGACGCAGTTGCCGGAATACTCGCTATAGGCCATCTGCTTGACAGGGTCCCGCATCAATTGAGCATCGGAGAAAAAAGAAGAGTAGCCATAGCATCAGTGCTTGCCATCGACCCGGAAGTCTACCTGTTCGATGAACCGACGGCTGGACTTGATCCGTCGACCGTCCGTCAAGTCATCGATTTCATCCTCAAGGCCAACAAGCGAGGCAAAACCATCATCACGGCTACCCATGACCTGCATATCGCAGGCGAAATCGCCGATACAGTGCATGTGTTTGGGAGGAACAGGCGCATCGAACGAAGCGGCACGCCTGAATCCGTGCTCTCCGACACCGCTTTCCTTGAAAAGCATAATCTGGTACACAGCCATCAGCATCGCCATGATGGATCCTCACACACCCACACTCACCGGCCAACCGAACTGCACGGCTGA
- the hypA gene encoding hydrogenase maturation nickel metallochaperone HypA, whose protein sequence is MHEMSIAMSIVDAVDAKARAEGAVRISLIELKIGKLAGILPEALRFCFSAAATGSLAGQAQLVIDEPDGRGRCSDCGHEFSVDFYYARCPECGSLRIVIVSGEEFLIQSIIIDEEGE, encoded by the coding sequence ATGCATGAAATGAGTATTGCGATGTCTATTGTCGACGCCGTTGATGCAAAGGCGAGGGCGGAGGGCGCTGTTCGTATTTCGTTGATTGAACTGAAGATTGGAAAACTTGCCGGCATTCTGCCTGAGGCTTTGCGGTTCTGTTTTTCAGCAGCTGCGACAGGGAGTCTTGCCGGGCAGGCACAACTGGTGATTGATGAGCCTGATGGACGTGGCAGGTGTAGTGATTGCGGACATGAATTTTCTGTTGACTTCTATTACGCCCGCTGTCCTGAGTGTGGCTCTCTTCGCATTGTGATAGTGTCGGGCGAAGAGTTTCTGATTCAATCCATCATTATTGACGAAGAGGGGGAATAA
- the hypB gene encoding hydrogenase nickel incorporation protein HypB: MCDTCGCSTEGEAVLRMPGKTGGHIHMDLKSHSHEHASGDHPHDHNHDHPGSRKVLLEQDVLQQNNLLAERNRGFFEARNIFALNFLSSPGSGKTSLLEALIPALQASTPVAVIEGDQQTTNDADRIHALGVPVIQINTGSGCHLDAMMVNRAIRELPLPDGTLLCIENVGNLVCPAMFDLGEALKVVIISVTEGDDKPLKYPNMFHESDVCILNKTDLLPYVEFDALKCRQNAMQVNHHLQWFEVSAKTGAGMAPLQEWIEHKLKDH, translated from the coding sequence ATGTGCGATACCTGCGGTTGTTCAACAGAGGGCGAAGCTGTACTTCGCATGCCGGGTAAGACCGGGGGACATATCCATATGGACCTGAAGAGTCACAGTCATGAGCATGCCTCCGGCGACCATCCGCATGACCATAACCACGACCATCCCGGCAGCAGGAAGGTTCTTCTTGAGCAGGATGTGCTGCAGCAGAATAACCTGCTTGCCGAGCGGAACCGGGGCTTTTTTGAGGCGCGGAACATTTTTGCTCTCAATTTCCTGAGCTCTCCGGGTTCGGGGAAGACCTCACTGCTTGAAGCACTCATTCCGGCGCTTCAGGCCAGCACTCCTGTTGCTGTCATAGAAGGTGATCAGCAGACTACCAATGATGCCGACCGTATCCATGCCCTTGGCGTGCCGGTCATCCAGATCAATACCGGTTCGGGGTGCCACCTTGACGCCATGATGGTCAACCGGGCCATCAGGGAACTTCCGCTTCCCGATGGAACCCTGCTTTGTATCGAGAATGTCGGCAATCTTGTCTGTCCGGCAATGTTCGATCTTGGCGAGGCATTGAAGGTCGTAATCATCAGTGTTACGGAAGGTGACGACAAGCCGCTGAAATATCCCAATATGTTCCATGAGTCGGATGTCTGCATCCTGAACAAGACGGACCTGCTTCCTTATGTCGAGTTTGATGCACTCAAATGCCGACAGAACGCCATGCAGGTCAACCACCATCTGCAGTGGTTCGAGGTATCGGCGAAAACCGGAGCGGGTATGGCTCCACTGCAGGAGTGGATTGAACATAAACTGAAAGATCACTGA
- the cbiQ gene encoding cobalt ECF transporter T component CbiQ, whose protein sequence is MKRDFIASSMLRALAFLKDATLSEEHANRQGFLQSLDPRIKTLTMLALLVTAVSLKSAGLIALIYLSVLALAIFSAIPATYFLTRTLLFIPLFSLLIVLPTIFSQITPGQTAYSIQLLGFHAIITRPGLDGAILFVTRTATSVSVAVLLSLTTRHAELLKVLRIFRIPQVFVLTVAMCYRYLYLFATMVENIFTALRSRVGIVSRSRHGRHLATGNIATTWNRTTAMSEGVYMAMLSRGYTGEPRLLTRLHATRKDWVWLLATATACVALLHEGGIP, encoded by the coding sequence ATGAAACGGGATTTCATTGCGAGTTCAATGCTGAGAGCCCTGGCTTTCCTGAAAGACGCAACCCTGTCAGAAGAACATGCCAACCGCCAAGGCTTTCTGCAGTCGCTAGACCCCAGAATCAAGACCCTGACGATGCTGGCACTCCTCGTAACCGCCGTCTCGCTTAAAAGCGCCGGCCTTATTGCCCTCATCTATCTCTCGGTTTTGGCGCTCGCCATCTTTTCGGCAATTCCGGCCACCTACTTCCTGACCAGAACCCTGCTCTTCATCCCGCTCTTTTCGCTGCTGATTGTGCTGCCGACAATCTTCAGCCAGATAACACCGGGCCAGACGGCATACTCCATCCAGCTTCTGGGGTTCCATGCCATCATCACCCGTCCAGGTCTGGATGGAGCCATACTCTTCGTCACCAGAACAGCCACATCGGTTTCGGTAGCCGTGCTACTGTCGTTGACGACAAGGCACGCCGAGCTGCTGAAGGTCCTGAGGATATTCAGGATCCCTCAGGTGTTTGTTCTGACGGTTGCAATGTGTTACCGCTATCTTTATCTTTTTGCAACAATGGTGGAAAATATATTTACCGCACTCAGAAGCCGTGTCGGCATCGTATCCCGGAGCCGTCATGGACGGCATCTGGCAACAGGGAATATCGCCACAACATGGAACCGCACGACTGCAATGAGTGAAGGGGTATACATGGCGATGCTTTCCAGAGGATATACCGGTGAACCGCGTCTCCTCACCCGGCTTCATGCAACTCGAAAGGACTGGGTCTGGCTGCTGGCAACAGCGACCGCCTGCGTTGCCCTGCTCCACGAAGGGGGAATCCCGTGA
- the hypF gene encoding carbamoyltransferase HypF gives MSFSDYSPEERKRILVNGIVQGVGFRPFVYRLANSHALKGFIRNTPSGVLIEVQGPLSRLLLFSDALLDDAPPLSRIASMQESSIPLEREDGFVIGCSAAADEVETLIPPDIALCSDCRRELLDPGDRRFRYPFINCTNCGPRYTIVDRLPYDRPWTSMQGFTMCPECEREYSDPLNRRFHAQPNACSTCGPVLSLLDAYGDPLSVDPHPDPAALAASRLRDGAVVAIKSLGGFHLSVDALNDSAVKRLRDGKGREAKPFAVMMPSTATVLHYCDACEAELIALQSAEAPIVLLKKRAGSHLADSVAPGNDRLGVMLPYTPLHKLLFEQGPEVLVMTSANVSEEPIVSDNDEALHCLKGMADLFLMHNRPILTKCDDSVTIHLSGTLRQIRRSRGYVPAPISISNDGPVVFGTGGELKNTVALLKGSQALVSQHIGNVQNYGAYLHFEQTASHLQHLFQAVPELIVHDMHPSYMSTQWAMRQDVPILGVQHHHAHLASCLAENMEDGPAIGLLLDGTGYGTDGAVWGGEVLIGDAQGAVRFASLEPMPLPGGETAIKQPWRAGIGYLFRSCPVLPELPFMQGREVFQVLELLQKGVGSYETSSCGRLFDAVAAIAGLCGTISFEGEAAIALTEAAGGETGKKAFRFGLEEHHGRWLMLVSPIIQDVAAAVRQSCPSREISRRFHRTLIDCFKATIAEASRASAIRTVALSGGVWQNPLLFETLSLELEAAGYRVLTHSRLPANDGGISLGQAIIGRRYLAGHYEGVG, from the coding sequence CTGAGCTTCAGCGATTACAGCCCCGAGGAACGGAAGCGCATTCTGGTCAATGGGATCGTCCAGGGGGTAGGGTTTCGTCCGTTTGTCTATCGTCTGGCCAACAGCCATGCCCTTAAAGGCTTCATCCGCAACACCCCTTCCGGCGTGCTGATTGAGGTTCAGGGCCCGCTTTCCCGCCTTCTACTTTTCTCTGATGCCCTGCTGGATGATGCTCCGCCGCTCTCCAGGATTGCATCCATGCAGGAGAGCTCAATCCCTCTTGAGAGGGAAGATGGATTTGTGATAGGGTGTTCTGCTGCAGCTGATGAAGTCGAAACACTCATTCCTCCTGATATCGCCCTCTGCTCCGACTGCCGCCGTGAACTTCTTGATCCCGGGGACCGCCGTTTCCGTTACCCCTTTATCAACTGCACCAACTGCGGCCCCCGATACACCATTGTCGATCGCCTCCCCTACGATCGCCCCTGGACATCGATGCAGGGCTTTACTATGTGCCCAGAGTGTGAACGGGAGTACAGCGATCCATTGAACAGGCGATTTCATGCACAGCCGAACGCCTGCAGCACATGCGGCCCCGTCCTCTCTCTTCTTGATGCCTACGGGGATCCTCTTTCTGTTGATCCGCATCCCGATCCAGCCGCTCTTGCCGCATCCCGCCTTCGCGACGGCGCGGTTGTGGCAATCAAGAGTCTTGGGGGGTTCCATCTGTCGGTCGATGCCCTCAACGATTCAGCTGTAAAGCGGCTGAGGGATGGCAAGGGACGGGAGGCGAAACCCTTTGCCGTCATGATGCCCAGTACTGCCACCGTACTGCACTACTGTGACGCTTGCGAGGCGGAGCTTATTGCACTGCAATCCGCCGAGGCACCGATCGTCCTTTTGAAAAAGAGGGCGGGAAGCCACCTCGCAGATAGCGTAGCTCCTGGCAATGACAGGCTGGGGGTCATGCTGCCCTATACCCCGCTGCATAAGCTTCTTTTTGAGCAGGGTCCTGAAGTTCTCGTGATGACCAGCGCCAATGTCAGTGAGGAGCCTATCGTCAGCGACAATGATGAAGCCCTGCATTGCCTGAAAGGGATGGCGGATCTGTTCCTCATGCATAACCGGCCGATTCTGACGAAATGCGATGACTCCGTTACCATCCACCTGTCGGGAACGTTGCGGCAGATAAGGAGGAGTCGGGGATATGTCCCGGCTCCGATTTCCATCAGCAACGATGGGCCGGTCGTTTTCGGGACGGGTGGCGAGCTGAAAAACACCGTTGCCCTTCTCAAGGGATCGCAGGCATTGGTGAGCCAGCATATCGGTAATGTGCAAAACTATGGGGCATATCTTCATTTTGAGCAGACTGCCTCCCATTTGCAGCATCTTTTCCAGGCGGTGCCCGAACTGATCGTACATGACATGCATCCTTCCTACATGAGCACGCAGTGGGCCATGAGGCAGGATGTGCCGATTCTCGGCGTGCAGCATCATCATGCCCACCTTGCGTCGTGTCTCGCTGAAAACATGGAGGATGGTCCTGCCATCGGGCTGCTGCTTGACGGGACCGGCTATGGGACCGACGGTGCGGTGTGGGGTGGCGAGGTGCTGATCGGTGACGCTCAGGGCGCCGTTCGTTTTGCCTCTCTGGAGCCGATGCCCCTGCCCGGTGGCGAGACTGCCATCAAACAGCCATGGCGTGCCGGCATCGGCTACCTCTTCCGTAGCTGCCCCGTCCTGCCGGAGCTGCCGTTTATGCAGGGACGGGAGGTTTTTCAGGTGCTTGAACTGTTGCAGAAGGGGGTAGGCAGTTATGAAACATCCAGCTGCGGCAGGCTTTTTGACGCCGTTGCCGCTATTGCCGGCCTATGCGGAACTATTAGCTTTGAGGGCGAAGCTGCCATTGCATTGACGGAAGCCGCGGGAGGGGAGACCGGCAAGAAGGCATTCCGGTTCGGCCTGGAGGAGCATCATGGTCGATGGCTGATGCTTGTTTCTCCCATCATTCAGGATGTTGCTGCCGCAGTGCGGCAGAGCTGTCCATCCCGGGAGATCAGCCGCCGTTTTCACCGTACCCTCATTGACTGCTTCAAGGCTACCATAGCTGAAGCCAGCAGGGCGAGCGCCATTAGGACTGTTGCCCTGAGCGGCGGCGTATGGCAGAACCCGCTGCTTTTTGAAACACTCTCCCTTGAACTTGAAGCGGCAGGATACCGGGTCCTGACCCATTCGCGGCTGCCTGCAAACGATGGCGGCATATCTCTCGGCCAGGCGATCATCGGGCGCCGTTATCTTGCAGGTCACTATGAGGGTGTCGGTTAG
- a CDS encoding PDGLE domain-containing protein, translating to MKLWIGIGILALMSPLGLILPAYFRAEAAWGEWGADEIRQMNGYLPEGLARLTGLWKAMIPDYAFQGWEEKGLLLTSIAYVFSAITGIALITATTLIIGKILARGYD from the coding sequence ATGAAATTATGGATCGGCATCGGGATTTTAGCCCTCATGTCCCCCCTCGGCTTGATCCTTCCCGCTTATTTCAGGGCTGAAGCAGCATGGGGAGAGTGGGGAGCTGACGAGATCCGCCAAATGAATGGCTATCTTCCGGAAGGCCTTGCACGGCTGACCGGGTTATGGAAGGCTATGATACCCGACTATGCTTTTCAGGGATGGGAGGAAAAAGGCTTGCTTCTCACAAGCATTGCCTATGTATTTTCCGCCATAACCGGCATTGCGCTCATAACCGCAACAACCCTGATTATCGGCAAGATCCTTGCGAGAGGTTATGATTAA
- the hypD gene encoding hydrogenase formation protein HypD, which translates to MKYIDEYRNPRLARTLLEAIRRRVSRPWTIMEICGGQTHSIIRNGIDQLLPDTIELVHGPGCPVCVTPLESIERALLLASKKEVIFTSFGDMLRVPGSSRDLFMVRSEGGDVRVVFSPLDALQIARDNPSREVVFFAVGFETTAPANAMAVHQAAREGIGNFSILVSQVMVPPAMRAILRMPANRVQGFLAAGHVCAVMGYEQYLPLSAEFHVPIVPTGFEPVDLLAGILKTVELLEDSQPEVVNSYGRVVSREGNLAARGTIDKVFEVVDRQWRGVGLIPESGLGLRSEYAGFDAEKRFHLSHMSTEESPLCMSGSILQGVMKPDGCPAFGAECTPQHPLGATMVSSEGACAAYYNYHRNL; encoded by the coding sequence ATGAAATATATCGATGAGTACCGCAATCCCAGGCTTGCGCGGACCCTTCTTGAGGCGATCAGGAGACGGGTAAGCCGACCTTGGACCATTATGGAGATCTGCGGAGGTCAGACCCACTCGATCATCCGCAACGGGATAGACCAGCTGCTGCCGGATACCATAGAGCTGGTACATGGACCGGGATGCCCGGTCTGCGTCACGCCGCTCGAGTCCATTGAGCGGGCGCTTCTTCTTGCTTCAAAGAAAGAGGTGATCTTTACAAGCTTCGGCGATATGCTTCGCGTTCCGGGCAGCTCCCGTGACCTCTTCATGGTTCGCAGCGAAGGGGGTGACGTCCGCGTTGTCTTCTCTCCGCTTGACGCACTCCAGATTGCCCGAGACAATCCTTCTCGGGAGGTTGTTTTTTTTGCTGTAGGGTTTGAAACCACCGCACCTGCCAATGCTATGGCGGTCCATCAGGCTGCGCGCGAAGGTATCGGCAATTTCAGCATCCTCGTCAGCCAGGTCATGGTTCCTCCGGCGATGCGTGCCATTCTCCGAATGCCGGCCAACCGCGTCCAGGGCTTTCTTGCTGCCGGCCATGTGTGCGCCGTCATGGGATATGAGCAGTACCTGCCTCTTTCGGCCGAATTCCATGTGCCCATTGTCCCTACCGGATTCGAGCCGGTTGACCTGCTTGCCGGGATACTGAAAACGGTTGAACTGCTTGAGGACAGTCAGCCGGAAGTGGTGAACAGCTACGGCCGGGTTGTGAGCCGGGAGGGCAACCTGGCTGCGCGTGGGACAATCGACAAGGTTTTTGAGGTTGTTGATCGTCAGTGGCGAGGCGTCGGCCTTATACCGGAAAGCGGTCTGGGGTTGAGGTCGGAGTATGCCGGATTCGATGCTGAGAAAAGGTTTCACCTCTCCCATATGAGCACCGAGGAGTCGCCCCTCTGCATGAGCGGCAGCATCCTGCAGGGGGTAATGAAACCTGATGGATGTCCCGCCTTCGGCGCGGAGTGCACCCCGCAGCACCCCCTTGGTGCGACAATGGTTTCTTCAGAAGGGGCATGTGCCGCATACTACAACTATCACCGCAACCTCTGA